The stretch of DNA ATGCTTTAGGGCTCCAAACCGTTTCTGCTAAAGCTGCTAGCCTTGGAAAGATCATATATTGAGAATGTTCGGGCGTAGGTATATATTCTGCCCATAAATTAGCTTGACCTCCTAATACATGTGATGCTTCTTCTGCGCTCATAGTATCTACAACAGGATCAAACTGATAGACTTTACTCAGTGGAAGATAACCTCCTATTGCGAGTGGTTCTTCGTTTTGAGGCCCTTGGTAATGGTCAAAATAACAATGAGAATTCGGTGTCATAATAACATCGTGTCCCTGTTTTGCTGCTTCTAGCCCTCCTTTAATACCTCTCCAACTCATAACGGTAGCATCTGGAGCTAATCCGCCTTCTAAAATTTCATCCCAGCCTATTAATTTTTTTCCTTTTGAGTTAATAAATTTCTCCATTCTTTTAACAAAATAGCTCTGTAATTCTTCTACCTCATGTAAGCCTTCTTTTTTCATCCTCTTTTTACAGTGCGGACAAGTTTTCCAATTTGTTTTGGTAGCTTCATCACCTCCAATATGAATATACTTAGAAGGAAATATATCCATGACTTCTAAAAGTACATTTTCTAAAAACTGAAATGTGTTTTCTTTACCAGCACAATAAATGTCTGTTATGGGCCATACTCCTCCTGATGGCACTCCAATAGGGGTTTCAAAACAAGATAATTCCGGATACGCAGCAATAGCACTACTAACATGTGCAGGCATTTCAATTTCCGGAACAATCTCAACATTTTTTAATTGCGCATAGGCAACCAATTCTTTTAAATCTGCTTGTGTTAAAAACCCTCCGTAAGTTCCTTTTTCATTTGCTTTTACAGCTTCTCTGGCATTCCAATGTTTATCTTCCTGGTCTACTCTCCATCCTCCAATGGTTGTTAACTTAGGGTATTTCTTAATTTCTATACGCCAACCTTGATCATCTACTAAATGTAAATGCAATACATTCATTTTATGCATTGCTAAACCATCAATCACTTTTTTAATATACTCTTTGTCAAAAAAATGACGTGATAAGTCCAACATGAGCCCGCGCCATTTAAATCTAGGGTTATCTTTAATTTTTAAATTTGGAATTATCCACGCAACATCAGAAACCATTTCTGAGCGTTCTATATCTATCGGAAGCAATTGTCTAATGGATTCTAAAGCATAAATAAAGCCCGAATTTCCGTTTGCTACTATACTAATTTTGTCTGTGTTTACCTCTAAATTATAAGATTCGTTCTCTAAACGTTCATCTATTAAAAATTGAACATAATTTTTTTGAGGTGTCGTTTCTAAAACTTCAAGATTCCAACCTGCTACTGTACTAAACTTACTAATAAAAATATTTAATAACTCTTTTTGTGTTTCATTGGCTATAATGAATTTAGTGTCTTTTGTAAATTGAAAAGTACCTTTATTTAATATTAATTCTGTTGGTTTTGGAATAATTTGAATATCGCTTTCAGAAAACACTTTTTCTTTTGTACATGAACTTAAAGCAATTATTAATAGGATCGTTATTTTATTAAATACTTTCATCTGAGGGTTTTTACTGTTTTAATCAAAAAGAATTCCTCGAGGCTCAGCCTAAAGGATGGTTCGTTTCAAGAAATTTTTTATTTATCCCAAGTCATTTTAAATTTTGCATCTTCCATTCTATGACCTTTTTCATCATCACAAACAGCATAATTAAAGCCTGAACGCAAACTATACCCGCCATATTCACCTTGCTTATTCACGGCAATAAATCCAACTTGTAAATATTCCATATCCCTATGGTTTTTATGCTTACTGTAAATACGTTCTACGATTTCCTTACAAGCTTCGGCAGGAGATTTCCCCAACCTCATTTGCTCAACAACCATAGCACTTCCAGCTGTTCTAATGACTGCTTCTCCTAAACCTGTTGCAGCAGCTGCACCAACTTCATTATCTAAAAACAAACCGGCTCCAATAATGGGAGAATCACCAACCCGTCCATGCATTTTCCATGCTGCGCCACTGGTAGTACATGCGCCTGTTAAATTTCCACTTTCATCTAAAATCAGCATACTTATTGTATCATGATTTTCGATATTGATTACTGGTTTATATTTCGATTCTTCCAGCCATTTTTTCCAATCTTTTTCAGATTCAGGTGTTAAAAGATTCTCTTCTTTAAATCCTTTAGATAAAGCAAACTGTAAAGCTCCTTTACCGGATAACATAACATGAGGTGTATCTTCTAATACTTTTTTAGCGACAGATATGGGATGTTTGATTCCTTGTAAAAAGGAAACAGATCCACAGTCGCTATTATGGTCCATAATACACGCATCTAAAGTCACTTTTCCTTCTCTATCTGGTAAACCTCCATAACCTACACTACGCTCCTTAGGGTCGGCTTCTGGTATTTTTACTCCAGCTTCAACAGCATCTAAGGCTGAACTGCCATTTTTCAGAAACTTCCAAGCTTCTTCATTAGCTGGCAACCCATGTTTCCATGTAGAAATAATTAGAGGCTTCATGCCAGCTTGAGGTATTGCTTTACTCTCCTCTTGGGGCTCTTCCTTAGCTAGTTGATTACACCCCATCACAGTACTAACTCCAATGGTACCTAAAGCTGCTTTTTTTATAAAATCCCTTCTATCTGACATAAACTAACTATTTTAATGATGCTTTGGTTTCTTTAATAACTTGTAAATAATCATCGGTTAAAGCTGGTCCATCAAAAAATGTAACACCTTTAGCACCATTTTCTTTAGCTAATAATATGGCTTGTTTTAATTCTGCCGCAGATTTAAAAGGAGGCAAATATACACCTGTATTTATACCAATATTTTTAGCCTTTACATCATTGACGCCTTGCTTGGTAGCATATCCAATCCAATCTATTTCTTCATTATAAAAACCGTGATATATCATAGGATATACTTCATCTATGTTCCATTTGTCCCAACGTTGACGCACCATATGGTCTGCCATCTCTGGGTAAGGAAATACCGCAGCGGTTAATTTTTTATTGTGTTTACCTACAATTTTATAGGCATCATCGACTACCGATTTTATGGCATTTAATCTGAAATTTTTCCATTCCATATCAATCGCAGTATTTTTACTTTCTTTAGGGTTCTTGTGATGTATTTTTTCGAATGCATTAATACATGCATCACAATAACAAAAATCGAATTCAGCCATCTCTGTATCTTGCTCTAAATTATATTTTGGTAACAAACCAATAGGTAAAAAGATATCTGGAAAACGAATATAATCTAAATGCACACTCTCAATACCGTCTACTTTAGCCAAGCCTTCAACCAAACTTAAAACATGATTACGAGACGCTTCTCGCGTTGGACACAACCATTGGTAATAATCTACATAAGGGCGGGTATCGAAACACGATTTCCCATCTCTACTTACAATATACCACTCTGGGTGTTTCAAAGCCACAGTATCTCCTGGACGATTCATAGCCATAATCCATGCGTGCACTTTTAAACCTGCCTTAGCAGCTATTGGTACTAAACGTTCTAACTCTTTTGGGTCTGTTTCTGTGTTTATTAAAATTTCATCTATTCCAGCATTACTGTATTTTTCAAATTCTGCAGCATAATCTTCATTCGATTTCTCCTTTTGAGAGGTTATCCAAGTACCGAATTTAAATGTTTCTAATGCAGGTTCTAATTGAGCTATTTGAGAATTATTGTTTTCCTCTTTTTTCTGATTACAAGCCATAAAACTTAAAAGCAATACAACAAGGCATATGTAATTTGTTTTCATTATTAATTTATTTTGAAATGAATTTACCATCTTCTTTAAGGTTTAAAATTTTATTTGAAAAAGGGCTTTTTACAGTCATATTGTAACCCATACTATGATTTTCAAGTTTTAGTTCTAATTTTTTGCCATCTATAATTATTGCCGATGCATTTAAACTATCAATACTTGTCGCATACTTCCCATGTTTAGCATAGTGTGCTTTTTGCGCTCTATACAAGGTATATAATTTCCATTTTATTTTTTCGTCTTGCGGAATTATAAATGTTTCATCATCAGCGGCATTTGAAGAAAAGTACACATACCCCCATTTCTCTGGTTCATGCATATTAATAACGCCCATTGGAGACCACACCCAATTATATTCGGGTAAGAACTTACCATCTTTTCCCTTTTTTCTCGAGTAAATACCATTATTAATATCATGTTGCCAGTTTACTCTCGAAAAATTCACACGCCAAAACTGATCTCTTGGTACATTATCTTGGTTATATGCTGTTCTTAGATCTTTAAAAGGAATAGCAATTTCAAGAGTCCAACTTTTATCTGTATCATTAGGGTTATTTAAAGTACCATCAATACTTACCGCCGATTTTAACCCCGTAAAATTCCAATCATTTAATACAGGATTATTAGACTCTCTATAAGGCTTTCCTATAAATAAGTCCCAGGCAGTATTAAGCGCATTTATTTCTAATTCGTAATAATTATGCGTATCTCCATCTGGATCTATAAACACTTCAAAATCATTATTATAAAAAATTATTTCGTCATGTAATTCTATATCCGCCCAAATATGCGGTTCTTTCATTTTTGCCAAAATATAATAATAGTTTTCATCCCAAAGCATTTTCACATTGGTTATGTATTTGGGTGTTTTATCCCCTTCAATGTCAATAAAATCATGAGTCCATTTTGCTTTTTCCCAAGCCGGCTCGTTTGCTTCCCCATCAATAGTCATAATTTCCGTGGTCTTATGAGCCACATACGTTTGAGGAATCATTTCTTTTTTAGTTTGAGCACAACTAATGATAGAAAAACAATAAATAAAAGTGAGAAAAAAATTAAATTTCATAATATTAAACTTCAATACTTATAAACAATTATCTTTTGTAAACTGAATGATTCCAATCAATTTACTAAATACCAGAGCAACTACTGTATCTGCGATTTCTATCTATACCAATATTTCACTAAATCCTGTAAAAACATTCATTTTATACTACTATATTGTCACATCAAAAAACTTCAGCAAACATATTGCCAACAGGAACTACAGTACTATTAAAAATACTATTTGATGTGAGTACAACATTCCTATTCTATCATTAGATTTTCAGAATAGCTCCAAATAATTTCTTTATTGTTTACAGGTCTATTTTGCCAAGGAATTGTACTCACTTAATCAAATTTTATTATTCTAATTCGGTAACTTCTTTACTTTATCTAACCATGTAAATTTAAGTATAACAGATGTGATTATAAATACTACAAGGGCTATTAATGCTTTTGGATAATCTCTGATCATAAAATAAATTGGTAAAACAATCATGCTGGATTGCCATATGATACCAACCATACAGTTTAACATATCTAAAGCAAATCCTTTATTTTTAGCAAAGTTTTTGTCTTCATTTTTCAATTCTTTAAATACAGGATGCCACCACCCCCATGGACGCACATCTTTGTAAAAAGATTTTAATACTTCCATAGATGTTGGTTGGGTTAAAAAAGTGCCTAAAAATGATCCTAAAAGCGACACAGAAAATATAATAGGAAATAAGTAAATGGCATGTATATTACCCAAATCATATAACAGTGACCCTGTTTCAAAATCACCTTTATTCTGATCTAATACAAACTGTAAAGTAGCTACAATTAAACCCGATAGCATACCCCAAAAATACCCCCATCCATTAAAACGCCACCAAATCCATTTTAAAAAATTAGCAGCAACATAACCTCCAAAAAGAGCACTTGTAATCCATAATGTTAATGAATTTATGGAGTCTGCAAAGAAACCCATAAAAACACCAAGAGCAACAACTATAAAGGATGCTAAATGACTGGCCTTAATATAATGTTTACTGTCTGCATTTGGCTTAAAATATTTCTTATATATATCGTTTACAATATATGCTGGACCAGCATTAACAAAAGCTGAGAATGTACTCATAAAAGCAGCTAATAACCCTGCTAACAAAAGCCCTTTAATGCCTACTGGGATGTGAAAGTTAATCACTTTAGGTAATAGAATTTCTAAATCGTTACCATTTAAAAGGGGATTACTATTCATTTCCGGGCTTAAAGTAACTAAAGCAATAACAACGATTCCAGAAATTAATAAATATCTGGGAATAAACAGAATGAGATTTGTAAAACCACTCATATATGCAGCTTCTTTAACTGTTTTTGTAGAAAGAATTCGTTGTAAATCAAAGCTTGGTGTTGGGCCTGCGATACTTGCAAAAAACCCTTTAAAAAGCGACATTCCAATAAAGGCGCCAAACATTTTAAAACCTTCTGCATTAATTAAATTATCAAAAGCTACGTATTTTTCATTCCAATGTTGACCCAATTCCCAATCAAAGAAAACGTTTTTCCATTCTTCGGAAATAACATTAGCTATCTCAATATCTGTAACAGTAATAAAAGCATAAACAGCTACTAAAAGGCCTGCAATAACCATAATACCATATTGTAAAACTTCGGTTGCCACCACAGAAAACATGCCTCCTTTTACAGTGTAAACAGTTGTTAAAAATATAATTATAAGTGCATAAGACTGCTCAGAAGTTAGTAAATGCATGTTATTAAACTGAAGGCCTAAATCCCATGGCAAAATTATAGTCATAAATTTACCGACCCCTTCAAAAAAGTAAGCAATGAACCCAATGGCTGCGACTATAGCAAAAACAGCTACAATGATATGTGAAGCTCTGCCAGCCTTAGCATCCCCAAAACGTGTTAAAATCCATTCTGAGCCTGTCATGATATTTGATCGTCTGATCCAAACAGCCAAAAACATCATAACAAAAATCTGATTCCAAATGGGCCATAGCCACATAAACATAAAGCTCTTTACACCGTAAAGAAATAGTATGCCCACCATCCAGGCAGTACCCGAAACATCGAACATACCAGACCCATTACTTAGTCCTAAATAATACCATTTAATAGTTTTACCTCCAAGAAAATAAGAATCTAATCCTTTTGAAGCTCTTTTTGAAACCCATATCCCAATAGCTAGTGTTAAAATGACATAAGCTATTATAATTGACACATCAATATTGTCCATTATTCCTCTATACTTTTAATTACACCCCAGTTTTTGTTAGGTTCAGATCCCATAACAAAATGTAATTTCCCACCTTTTATTAAGGTTTGATGTGTTATAGATGTTTTATTGAAGATTTGGTTATTTAATGTTGCTGATTGTATATATATGTTTTTATCTGAAACATTTTCTGCTTCGATCACAAAAGATTTTCCTCCTGAAAGATTAATAGTTGTCTTTTCAAATACAGGACTTCCTATTTCATATGTAGCCGATGCTGGGTTTAATGGATACAGCCCTATAGAGCTTAAGACATACCATGCTGACATTTGACCACAATCTTCATTACCACTTAATCCATTTGGAGTTGTGTTGTATTGTGTATCCATTATTTTTCTAGCCCAATATTGTGTCCTCCATGGTTTGTTTGCGTGATTAAATAAATAAGCGATATGATGACTAGGTTCGTTACCATGCGCATATTGACCAATTAACCCGGATATATCTGCGGACGTATTATCCCCGGTAATTTCTGAGCTTTCAGTAAAAAGTTGCTCTAACTTATTAGTAAATACTTCATTATTTCCATGAAGCGAAATAAAATCTTCAACGGCGTGAGGCACAAACCAACTATGTTGCCACGCATTACCTTCTGTATAATCTGTATGCTCTCTATGATTAGAATATTTGGCATCAAAAGGTTCATTCCACAATTTTCCATCTTCATATTTTCCGCGCATGAAGCCTGTTTCATTATCAAATAAATATTGATAGGCTTTTGATCGGTTTAAGAAAAGAGTATAATCTTCTTCTTTTCCTAAAGCTTTTGCCATTTGTGCTACACACCAATCGTTATAAGCATACTCTAAAGTTATAGTTACAGATTCATCTAATAAGTTATAAGGAATGTATCCGTACTTTTTATAATGATTTAATCCGCGTTCATCTTGCATCATAGTTCCTTTCATAGCTTCATAAACTTTTTCTGCATCAAATCCTTTAATCCCTTTTAAATAAGCTTCAACTATTACCGGGATAGAATGATACCCTGTCATGGTATTCGTTTCATTACCATACAGTGTCCAGACAGGAAGTATCTTTTTAGTTTCGTAATATGCCAACATACTGTTAATGATATCTGAAACCTTATCCGGTGCTATTAATGTAAGTAATGGTTGTTCGGCTCTAAAAGTATCCCAAAGTGACAGTGTTGAATACGCCGTATAATTTTGAGCCCTAACAATACTGTCATTTTCCATTCTAAATTGCCCATTCTTATCACTAAAAGTAACTGGAGCTAGTTGTGAATGGTATAATGCCGTATAAAATATTGTTTTTAAAGAATCTATAGGTGTTTCAACTACGATGTTTGAAAGTGCCTTGTTCCAATTCTTTTCTGCTTCTACTTTTATAGTTTCAAAATTGAATGCTCCTGCTTCTAAATTTTCTCTAGCATTGTTTACACTAACCGACGACAAAGCAACTTTTACTTGTAGTTCATTAGTATTATCGGCTTCAAAAAACAATTGTACTGTTGACTTTTTTCCTTCTGCATTATCTTTTTCAATTCTAATTCCGTCAGTAAAAAGATTGTGTTTTGAAATGGGTTTAGAAAATTTGGCTACAAAAAATACTTTCTGATTTCTTGCCCATCCTTTACTAAAACGATACCCACTAAGTGTATATGTATCTTCAATAGCTAAAGATGTTTTTTGTACTCTATCCCAGTTCATCTCAAATCCAAGATCGACTACAACAGATTGTTCATCTCCTTTGGCAAATGTATATTTATGGCTTGCCGTACGCTGTGATGTCGTGAGTTCTACATTAACGTTGTGATCTTTAAGAAACGTTTGATAATACCCCGGAGTAGCACTTTCATTTTTATGACTATAAGAAGATTTATAAGGTAAACTATCGCGAGATTTAGGGTATAAAGATAAATCTACTTCTTTATTAATTGGCATAAACAATATATCTGCCAAATCACCAATACCAGTTCCACTTAAATTTAAATGAGAAAACCCGATTGCAATAGAATCTGAATAATGATAACCAGAACACCAATCCCATGAACTAATTCCGTTTACAGGGCTAACTTGCAACATGCCAAAAGGAACCGTTGCACCTGGATATGTATGCCCATGCCCTCCTGTACCAATAAAAGGGCCTACCTGTGCTGTTAAATCCAATGACCCATTTTCTTTATTTGATTTATCTACTTTTTTAGAGCAACCAAATATTGAAACTACCACTAAAAGGTATAAGTATTTTTTTTTCATAAAAATAATTTAGTATCGATAACCATATAAAAGTTCATAATTTTAACATGAAATAAAATAAATTTAGACGGATGACGTGTGAACTCAGTCAAACATCAAAAAAATCCATTCAACTTTATTGTATAACAATGACATGTTATATTTTGACTAGTCTATTTTATTATTACCGTAATTCTAAGGGGCCGGGATTCACGGAAGCTATTTATATTCAACAAAGACAACATTAGTAGGCTTTCCTTTTCATAGGGTTAATGTCTATTTTAAATATTTATTATGTTACTATAAAACGAAACCTTTTTGAGGTTTTAAATATCCCTAAGCGAATCAATAAATACTTATTGAACTCATCTAAATTTTTTCAATTGGCTAAAATGCCTCTTTTATATATATCACGTGCACACCTGTTCTTGTCTTTATTCCTTACAAAACAGCTCTATGCAAATCAAAAAAACTACAAATGGAAATGAAAT from Flavivirga spongiicola encodes:
- a CDS encoding glycoside hydrolase family 20 protein; this encodes MKVFNKITILLIIALSSCTKEKVFSESDIQIIPKPTELILNKGTFQFTKDTKFIIANETQKELLNIFISKFSTVAGWNLEVLETTPQKNYVQFLIDERLENESYNLEVNTDKISIVANGNSGFIYALESIRQLLPIDIERSEMVSDVAWIIPNLKIKDNPRFKWRGLMLDLSRHFFDKEYIKKVIDGLAMHKMNVLHLHLVDDQGWRIEIKKYPKLTTIGGWRVDQEDKHWNAREAVKANEKGTYGGFLTQADLKELVAYAQLKNVEIVPEIEMPAHVSSAIAAYPELSCFETPIGVPSGGVWPITDIYCAGKENTFQFLENVLLEVMDIFPSKYIHIGGDEATKTNWKTCPHCKKRMKKEGLHEVEELQSYFVKRMEKFINSKGKKLIGWDEILEGGLAPDATVMSWRGIKGGLEAAKQGHDVIMTPNSHCYFDHYQGPQNEEPLAIGGYLPLSKVYQFDPVVDTMSAEEASHVLGGQANLWAEYIPTPEHSQYMIFPRLAALAETVWSPKALRNWDDFSKRIATMFKRYDYLGINYAKSTNLVTANTTVNLEDKSVSLSLQNEFTNTDIRYVLGSSNIDENPIKYNNPIELNKTTIVKASLFKAGKPIGKVFIDTIKFHKGVAHKTEYLTLYSNSYQGAGAYNMVNSLRGTKNFHDGQWQAWLGEDMEIVIDLENKEEISEVILGSMENQGPDIYFPTSVSVFVSNDGNSYKEAGKIERPFQHNSKAELRDFRIKFKEQAVRFVKVRATCLEKSPKGGRAWLFVDEILIN
- a CDS encoding isoaspartyl peptidase/L-asparaginase family protein, with translation MSDRRDFIKKAALGTIGVSTVMGCNQLAKEEPQEESKAIPQAGMKPLIISTWKHGLPANEEAWKFLKNGSSALDAVEAGVKIPEADPKERSVGYGGLPDREGKVTLDACIMDHNSDCGSVSFLQGIKHPISVAKKVLEDTPHVMLSGKGALQFALSKGFKEENLLTPESEKDWKKWLEESKYKPVINIENHDTISMLILDESGNLTGACTTSGAAWKMHGRVGDSPIIGAGLFLDNEVGAAAATGLGEAVIRTAGSAMVVEQMRLGKSPAEACKEIVERIYSKHKNHRDMEYLQVGFIAVNKQGEYGGYSLRSGFNYAVCDDEKGHRMEDAKFKMTWDK
- a CDS encoding putative glycoside hydrolase, which gives rise to MKTNYICLVVLLLSFMACNQKKEENNNSQIAQLEPALETFKFGTWITSQKEKSNEDYAAEFEKYSNAGIDEILINTETDPKELERLVPIAAKAGLKVHAWIMAMNRPGDTVALKHPEWYIVSRDGKSCFDTRPYVDYYQWLCPTREASRNHVLSLVEGLAKVDGIESVHLDYIRFPDIFLPIGLLPKYNLEQDTEMAEFDFCYCDACINAFEKIHHKNPKESKNTAIDMEWKNFRLNAIKSVVDDAYKIVGKHNKKLTAAVFPYPEMADHMVRQRWDKWNIDEVYPMIYHGFYNEEIDWIGYATKQGVNDVKAKNIGINTGVYLPPFKSAAELKQAILLAKENGAKGVTFFDGPALTDDYLQVIKETKASLK
- a CDS encoding carbohydrate-binding family 9-like protein; translated protein: MKFNFFLTFIYCFSIISCAQTKKEMIPQTYVAHKTTEIMTIDGEANEPAWEKAKWTHDFIDIEGDKTPKYITNVKMLWDENYYYILAKMKEPHIWADIELHDEIIFYNNDFEVFIDPDGDTHNYYELEINALNTAWDLFIGKPYRESNNPVLNDWNFTGLKSAVSIDGTLNNPNDTDKSWTLEIAIPFKDLRTAYNQDNVPRDQFWRVNFSRVNWQHDINNGIYSRKKGKDGKFLPEYNWVWSPMGVINMHEPEKWGYVYFSSNAADDETFIIPQDEKIKWKLYTLYRAQKAHYAKHGKYATSIDSLNASAIIIDGKKLELKLENHSMGYNMTVKSPFSNKILNLKEDGKFISK
- a CDS encoding sodium:solute symporter family protein encodes the protein MDNIDVSIIIAYVILTLAIGIWVSKRASKGLDSYFLGGKTIKWYYLGLSNGSGMFDVSGTAWMVGILFLYGVKSFMFMWLWPIWNQIFVMMFLAVWIRRSNIMTGSEWILTRFGDAKAGRASHIIVAVFAIVAAIGFIAYFFEGVGKFMTIILPWDLGLQFNNMHLLTSEQSYALIIIFLTTVYTVKGGMFSVVATEVLQYGIMVIAGLLVAVYAFITVTDIEIANVISEEWKNVFFDWELGQHWNEKYVAFDNLINAEGFKMFGAFIGMSLFKGFFASIAGPTPSFDLQRILSTKTVKEAAYMSGFTNLILFIPRYLLISGIVVIALVTLSPEMNSNPLLNGNDLEILLPKVINFHIPVGIKGLLLAGLLAAFMSTFSAFVNAGPAYIVNDIYKKYFKPNADSKHYIKASHLASFIVVALGVFMGFFADSINSLTLWITSALFGGYVAANFLKWIWWRFNGWGYFWGMLSGLIVATLQFVLDQNKGDFETGSLLYDLGNIHAIYLFPIIFSVSLLGSFLGTFLTQPTSMEVLKSFYKDVRPWGWWHPVFKELKNEDKNFAKNKGFALDMLNCMVGIIWQSSMIVLPIYFMIRDYPKALIALVVFIITSVILKFTWLDKVKKLPN
- a CDS encoding GH92 family glycosyl hydrolase; its protein translation is MKKKYLYLLVVVSIFGCSKKVDKSNKENGSLDLTAQVGPFIGTGGHGHTYPGATVPFGMLQVSPVNGISSWDWCSGYHYSDSIAIGFSHLNLSGTGIGDLADILFMPINKEVDLSLYPKSRDSLPYKSSYSHKNESATPGYYQTFLKDHNVNVELTTSQRTASHKYTFAKGDEQSVVVDLGFEMNWDRVQKTSLAIEDTYTLSGYRFSKGWARNQKVFFVAKFSKPISKHNLFTDGIRIEKDNAEGKKSTVQLFFEADNTNELQVKVALSSVSVNNARENLEAGAFNFETIKVEAEKNWNKALSNIVVETPIDSLKTIFYTALYHSQLAPVTFSDKNGQFRMENDSIVRAQNYTAYSTLSLWDTFRAEQPLLTLIAPDKVSDIINSMLAYYETKKILPVWTLYGNETNTMTGYHSIPVIVEAYLKGIKGFDAEKVYEAMKGTMMQDERGLNHYKKYGYIPYNLLDESVTITLEYAYNDWCVAQMAKALGKEEDYTLFLNRSKAYQYLFDNETGFMRGKYEDGKLWNEPFDAKYSNHREHTDYTEGNAWQHSWFVPHAVEDFISLHGNNEVFTNKLEQLFTESSEITGDNTSADISGLIGQYAHGNEPSHHIAYLFNHANKPWRTQYWARKIMDTQYNTTPNGLSGNEDCGQMSAWYVLSSIGLYPLNPASATYEIGSPVFEKTTINLSGGKSFVIEAENVSDKNIYIQSATLNNQIFNKTSITHQTLIKGGKLHFVMGSEPNKNWGVIKSIEE